Below is a window of Callithrix jacchus isolate 240 chromosome 15, calJac240_pri, whole genome shotgun sequence DNA.
TGCtcagccctccttcccttcctcttgctATTTTTGGCTGTGCTAAGAATAGTCTGCTTTAAATACCCATCGCTCCTTGCCTCTGCTCTCAGGATGGCCGATGGTTCCTTTCCAGGACCCCCTGGGGAGCAGTGACTCCATGAACCCAACTCATGCAGCCTCCCAAGACCCCCAGACACAGCCCTGGGTCTGAGTTACCTCCCTACAGGACACGGTTCTGGGTCCGGCCAGCAACTACCCCTGAACACTCCTACCCCCATACATGGCCAAGGTCCGGCCTGTGTCTATCCCTGGGTTCCCCACAAGACGTGGCCCTGGGTCTGGCCTGTCTTCCCCTGCCCCTCAACGATACAACTGGTCACACCCCTGCTCAAAGGCCTCTGTGTCCCATATCATCCCTAGGCCTGACATCCAAAGCTGGGCAGGGCATGGCCCAACAGACCCCACTCGCTGTGGTGGACTCGGGGGTGACGGAGCAGAAAGGCCTGGGACTCAAGTTGCTTCAGCACAGCAAGCCCTCACTCTGCCCCTGCTCAGTCTGTGTGTGTTGCCGTCCCCAacagcagccccaggaagggCTGGGCCTCAGCACACGGGCTGGCACCCTCCTAGCCACTGACCTTGTGTGGCAGCTTCCTGCCCTCACAGGCCCACGTTGGACCTCAAGCTCCGCACTTGAAAGGATCCAGCACGCCCACCTGCCAAGGCCCAGCAGCCACTGCCGCCCACCCTGCGGGGCCACCGTGGTACTCACTTGTTGAAGAGGTTCAGGCCGATGCGGTAGTGCCTCTTGCGGATGACGTCGTTGCTGAAGGCGGGCGAGTCCCAGCTGTTGCGGGCCTCCTTGTGGTAGGTCTGCTTGCTGAGCGTCTGCTCCCGTAGGCTGTCTCGGGACGATGACTCAGAGCTGCAGTTGATGGTGTCGTTGGAGTTGGACGTGCTGTTGATGCTGTCGTTGTCGCCGTCTGAGTAGTCCGACTCAGACTTGCTCTGCCGGTTGGCTGAGCCGTTGATGGCCAAGTGGCTATCCAGGGGCCTGGGGGGCCGGGGCCGCAACTCAGGTTCCTCCCGGGGGAGGCTCTTGGGGGGGCCGCTGTGGGGACCATGCTTGGGGCTGCCCTGCTGTCCACCGAGGCTGCGCTCGTAGGCACTCTGCCTCTTGAGCGAGCCCCGCTCTGAGCGGTCACTGAGGTCCACGGAGCTGTCGCTGGGTGGCTCGATGGTGAGCAGCGGGAGATGCTCCACCCGCAGCCGCTGCTCCTGCCGTTCCAGCGACGGCGTGCTCCGGCAGCTTGTGTCTGTGTCAACCTTGTCCTCCTTGTGGGCCAGGGCCCAATAGTCTGGGGCGGTGCCCCCAGCCCGAAGCCGCAGGTCTGACTCAGTGCTGGACGGCCGGTCCCCCGCCTGCGAGAGGGGCAGAGGGGGTGACAGCTCCTCCTCATCGATATACAGGGTGACGTCGCTGTATGAGGCCGTCATCTCGTCCAGTTTGCGGTGGTCCATGCTGTGTAGGGCTGTTTGGGGCTCAGCATCTCGGGCCCGTGCCACATCCAGGGCTGGTGTGTCCTCAGTGTGCAGGCTGCGGCAGTTGAGGGCATCGTCAATGGACTCGGCCAGCGATTTCACCTGCCGGGAGAAGGCGTCCTCCAGCTCAGTGATGGCGTCCGCGAAGTCGCTGGAGGGGGCTGGAGACTTGAGGGTGGTCGATTCACTGAGGTCACCACACTCAGGGGGCACCAGGGCTCCCAGCTGGGAGCCATCGTTAGTCACTGAGACCTGCTTCCCCTCGAAGTAGGAGCTGTGCACCTTCTCAGGCCCCTCAAAGGAGAACTGCATCCTCATGTTGGACAGCACAATCCGGCGCGACATACGGTTCTCTGACATGGAGCTGCGCAGACGCTCGAAGTTCTTGTTCATCTGGTACTGGCGAAACGCTGTCTGGATGGTGCGGGCCGCATGGCGGGTTACCAGGCGCCCCCCATACTTTCGTTCTAGCATCTCcacctgggagagggagaggagaatgaGGACAGCCCTGCATGTGGGCACAGTGCCACATTTACCAAAGTCCTTCCCACTTCCCAGCCATGTGGCTGTGCAACCTGGGAAAGTCCCAAAGTTGGTCAAAGCGACTGCTGAGGGATGCTTGTAGGCTTATGCAAAATATGAGTCCCGAGGTCAAACTGGATGGAGAAACACCAAGTTAAAATGAACACAAGCAGGTTTTTCCTCTCTCAGAACCTTTTTTTTGGTgggaacagagtcttgctctgtcatccaggctggagtgcagtggtgcaatctcagctcactgaaacctctgcctcccaggttcagatgatcctcttgcctcaactttccaagtagctgggattacaggctcccgccaccacgcccagctaatttctgtgtttttagtggagacggggtttcaccatgttggccaggctggtcccaaaaactcccaacttcaggtgatccacctgccttggcctctcaaagtgctgagattacaggcatgagccaccatgcagggcCTTAGAAACTGTAAAAGGCACTGAGATACACTATGCTGAGTGGCCCCAGTGTCTTGAGCCACAGAAGCTCCTGGCCCTGGCATATCTTGAGGTATGCCATCTAACGAAACTGCTTTGGAGACCTGGAAGAAGTATGCGCAGGCCAAGAGACAGGCTAAAGATCCCAGCCAGGTCTGGGGTGCCCAGGGTGGTCCACGGGCTTCTGGACTCACTTCAACAGTATCAACCAGGCAGCTCTTGTGGCCCAAGGGGTCACTGAGCTTAAGAGAGACCTGTGGGGTTTGCTGCACTGAGGAGCAGGATTCGAGGCCAGATGTGTAGGTTCTAATCCGGGCTATGCCCCTTGGTAGCTGGGTGACCCAGAGTAAGCCCTAAGTCTGTGCAGTTCCTCGGTTTCCTTGTCTATTAAACGGGGTGGCACTGGGACCTGCCTCCTCTGACTGTGGTGAGTCCTGGAAACAGGCTAAGAGCTGGCACATGCCAAGCACAGGGGCAGCTGGGCTAGAAGACCCTCAGCTGCATTCTGGGAAGGGATTTACAGTTCGTAAAGCCCCCAAGCTCCCTTGCTCTACAGATAGGCAAATTCTGGCCCACAGAGTATGTGAGACTCAACACATACTCAAGAGGCCTTCAGTCTCCGGAGCTGGCTTTTCCTTTTGAGCACCGCCATTCCTGATAGCTCATCTGGGCTACACGGCTCGTTCCTGCCAGGGCTGGGCTACATGCAGGGAAGGGGCAGCGTGAGCCCCAGGCACTCCAGTGAGGCATGCAGACCTCCTGAATTCCTGAGGCACCTGTGACCAAGGGCAGCCCTGAGGGCCACTCCCTGTGCCTTGTTCCTGAGTGGACAATGAACTCACCCCTGCGGCCAAGATAAAGAATTGGCTTCTCCACCAAGCCAGGCCTCTCGGGGTGCTGGGGTGGAGTGGGCATGTGATGTGGGGCTGGGAACAGGCAAAGCACTACACCCTGCCTGTATGGTCCCAGATGCCCACCACATGCTGGGCCACAGCTGGAGGCGGAAAGGGAGGCACGAAGGCCCTTGCTTTGGAGGGGTGAGAGTCTGTGAAGGAGAGCAGCAGCCGCAGGCGCAGGACTGAAACAATGCCTAACAGTCCAGCAAATCGAAGGCCGTGGCCTGCACCGGGAAGGCTGGCTTAGGGCCGCCACTGGGCCTTGCACACCCACATGTGTCGCCTAGCCCCGGGTGGTCCCAGCAGGCTGGGTGAAGGAAAAGAGCTGCCGGGGCTTGAGGGGAGCAAATCAAAATGACTTTTCCAAGCCCAGCCAGGACAGAGTCTGTTTTCCCTCTTGCCCTGTTACTGAACTCCATCCAAGAAATGACCTCACTTCCACATCTGTAAGcagaaagtttctattttttgggTTGTGAGTGGAGCTCAGAAAGCCCCTGGGGCCGATAAGAAGCCTGGGGCTGAGATCTGGGaagtctttcttccctccctctactTTGTGGGCGGCACAAGCACCGGGAACCCCAGCTCAGGATTAGAGCTCCCTGCAGGGCCTTCTCGCCTGCTGGCTCCGGACCTCACAAACTGGCCAGCCACCCTGTTTTCCTGAGACCTCCTGCCCAAacctgtgtgtgttgggggtgaaGGGACTTCAGAGCCCCTGGCAGTCCTCCCCCAAGGGGACACACAGGGACCTAGGGCTGCTCTTCCTCATCCCCAAACTTACTGTGGGTCATTCCTCTTCCTGGGCTGGAATTATTGCTAGGCCTGGTCGAAAAGTTTCCTGGGACCCAGTGGAGGAGATTCTGCTACCATGTACCCATCTATTGACTGTGCTGGGGACCCCCACACCCTCATCCCATCTCACAGCAGCTTCTGCTCCTCTGAGAGTTTTCACTACCCTATTTCTCAGCAAGGACGAGATGCTCAGGGGAGGGAAGCCGCTGACCCAAGACACGTGGTTCCTGGATAGAAGAATCGACCCCATGGCCAGGGCTCCCCCAGCCAGCCCTCACTTGTCTCTTCAAGGGAAACTTCTGAGCAATACAGAAGAGAAACCGGGAAGAATGCCCTTCAGCAGAGCAAAACTGTCACTTCTTGACGACACAGGGACAGTACCTGACACCCACTCAAGTCTCCTGCTTCAGGGATAGAAAGCCACCGGAGGGCACAGAGGGCCTGGGGCCAGAAGAACACAGGAGACTTGTCCTTGGGCTCCTTTCACCTAAAACAGACTCTGTGTTACCCAGACTTAAAACTCCTCACGGAATCAGGCACCCTACTTTTTCATCTGGTGATTCCCATGCAATGTGCCCCATTTCCATTTTTGCTGAGCTTGCCAGGAAGCTCAGTGGAGCATTGAATCCTCAGTGGCCCTTGATGTCGCCTCCTCCCTCTCACCTCTTTGGTACCTCTTCCATCTCACACGCTCAGCAGCCTTTGCACCAGCTGTTGCCTCTTCCTGGAACAGCCAACTCTAATGCCACCTTAGACAGGGCTTCCCAACCTTACCCAGTGCTGTCACCTCACATAGCTGCTCTATTTCTTTCCCCAATCTTTAGAATCCCCAGAATTTGCCTCACTTTTTGGAAGTCAACTGCCTCTGCACAGCTTACGTGATCCTGTCCAGCTCCGGTGCCACAGTGGAGCACAACAGCAGGGTCCTCGTCTCAGTCATGGGTACCCCGCACAGTGTCTGGTGCATGGTGGGCGTTCAGATAATAtgcatgaaatgaaaatgaacagcTGCAGTCCTATTAGGCCCACAGTAACCATATAATTCTCTTCACAGGCCTCTATTAAGTCCCAacctttctcctttctgtttaAATGGCTCTGCTGCAGACATCTCTTACTATACACTGTGGTCCACTTTGGATCTGGGCATCATGGATAAAGGGAACAGAGGCTGCTCTGCCCTGGGTTGGCCGGCCTAAGTTGCAAGGCAGCACTGAGAGCCAGGTAAGGAGGGGGCGGATGGGGGATTCCCTATCAGGAGAGTGGATAACCCCCCACCCCAGGCAGTATCCGCACCACTCCCTTGGGAAGTTGGGGCCACACCAGGCCCAGAACTCTACTCCTTAAAGGACGAACAGGGAGGACATATTCAGGACAACTTGAATCTATACTCCcagcaaacacaaacaaaaaagaaacccaaaaattgatttttttttttttttttttgagatggagtttcactgttgttacccagattggagtgcaatggcacaatcttggctcactgccacctccgccttctgggttcaagcaattctcctgcctcagcctcctgagtagctgggactacaggcgcgcaccaccatgtccagctaatttttgtatttttagtagagacggggtttcacctcgttgaccaggaggtctcagtctcttgatctcgtgatccacctacctcggcctcccaaagtgctgggattataggcgtgagccaccgcacccggccccagaaattgattttaaagaaaaaggataaCTAGGAAGATCTGGGAGCAAGCAGAGGGCAGGCGGGGCcacaggttgggtgtggtgggagTGAAGGCCAGGAGGCTTCTGTAACACAGACTCTGGGGAAGATGGGAAAAGGCCCTGGGGCCAGCAGGAGCAGAGGCAGCCACCTGGGCATATAAAGAAGCTGTCCAGAGCTCATgcccaggagctggggagagtCTGACAGTcctccccagcctgcccctgCAAGCTTGCAGAGCTGCTGCCTGGGAGCCCAGGTTCTCCTGAAGCCAGAAACTGCTAAGGGTCTTGTCCACGCACTGGCTTACTCACTCCCTCAATCACCCATCTGTTCATTCCCTCAGATCCTTATTAAAACATCTACTGTGTATATGCACTCAGAGGGACTTAGAAGCAAGAGCTCTTGGCCTCCCCAGTGACCACTCAGGTCCTCGCTCTTCCCCCTGCACCCTATGATTCTTCTCTCTTGGCTCAACCCCAGAGGCTTCTTCTCAGCCTCCCTCAAGCCCAGCCCCCCAGGAGCACCGTGGGTCTGGCCACCTCTAAGGGCCAAGACCGCTGGGGGACAAGTGTCATTTCAGTGGGGGGATTTCCCGCAGGAGCAGGGAGGTGTGAGCCAGGAGGGGAAGAATAAGCAGCCTCACCTGGCTGCTGTAGATGGTGTTCTGTCCAGAGCTTGTGCTACTTATGCTGTAAATGGACCTCCTTCCCTCAGCCCTCTCCTGGGTCCTTAGAACCTCAGTGGTTGGCCACATACCCAGTGTGCCCCGATGACATTGGGCCTGATGCTCAGACACCTATCATGGCCCCCCAGATCTGGACCATGCAGGACGTGGAACCCGGGCCATAGCAAAGGCCTCATGTGAGGACAGCTCTCTGGAAGTCCCCAGAAGGAATGCTGGACAATCCAGGTCCTTCACACATGCCAGCCGGAGCCAGCTAGCGCAAGAGACTCCTGAGAGGAGCCATAGGTGGAGCTGGAACTGGGGCTGGAACTGAGTCCATGGGAgacagctgccaccatgcctggtaggGGCACACCTGGTGGGCAGAGCTGCCCTGGGCTTGCATGTGTGTGGCCTGAGGGACTGTGCTTGCCTACCTGCTTGTCCTGCAGGTCCGAGGAGAGCTCATAGCTCTCGGAGAGTGAGCGTGAGCGCTTGATGGCCTCCTCCTCGGCCTGCTTGCGCAAGATGGAGGTCGAGTGCTGCAGCTTGGGCCTCCGCGTGCGCTGCTGCTGCCCCGGCGGCCCCGAGTACAGCCCATAGGCTCCCACTGACGTGTGCTCGTAGTGATCTGGGCTCAGGCTGGAACCAGGCACCAAGGGGCCCTGGGGATAGGCCGAGGGGCTGTCCAGGGACGTGCCAGTCTCACTGCTGGGGGCCTCACCTTCGACACTGTAGAGGACAGAGAGGTGAGAAGCTTCTGGTGAGCAGGAAACCTCGACATGATGCCAGGCCATGAGGCACGACCCCACCATGCTCCTAAAGGAGCCCCCACGCCTGTTCTTCTCACACCCCACGGTTGAGTCCACACATGCAGCCAGCAGGACCCTGCAGAGCCCTGCCACTCAGCACCCCACCCACTCGGGTTCAATTTCTCTGTGAAGCGCACCACCCTCTGACATCCCATACTCCTTCCTCACTGATTTTGCTCACCGTCCACCACCCACATGCAAATGAATGCCAGCTCCCTGAGGATGGCAGTTTTGGTCACTCGGTCGCTGATTATCCCCAGAGCCCAgggcagtgtctggcacacagcaagtgctcaGCAATTACTGACTCAGCAAATCCCGTCACCTTCTCTCCTACCACCTGCATTAAACACACCActgattttaaacttaaaaaaaaaaaaaaaaaaaacaataattaacaAAAGTGATTCTGTACTGTCGGCCTACATGGGGCCAGTCCTTTTGCTGGTGTTTGCTGTGGGTGAACTGTGCCCCCCACAATGGTGTGTTGAAGCCCTGGCTCCCAGCACCTCAGCACAGGactatttggaaacagggtctttgtgGAGGTGATTACATTAAAATAGAGTCACTGTGTCGGCCTGATCCAGCCAGACTGGTGTCTTTGCAGGCAGAAGAGATAAGGCCATGGGTGTGCACAGAGGGAGCAGCACTCGAGGACTCGGGGAGCAGACGACAGCCTACAGGCCAAGGAGAGCAGCTGGAGGGGACCCCACCCTGCTGACGCCCTAATCCtcgacctccagcctccagaactgtgtgataataaatgtctgttgaagGCCCCCCTGTGTGGCGTTTGCCATGTCGAGTTTGGAAACTCATACAATGCTGTATATACATTTTCTctaaatcttaaaagcagcctaCAAAGAGAAACATCAACTCCCCTTTTCcaggtgaggagactgaggcctaCAAGAGGTGCCAGGGTGACCCAGGTAGGAAGTAGGTGAGTCAGGGTTCAAGCCCAAGTGGTGGGACCCTGAGACCCGGTGTTCCCCTCTGCCTCACCACCTTCTGTCCCCGCAACATGTACACTATCCCTCTGATGTCTCTAAGCACCATGGGAGAGCAGGCCCCTGGTGGGGTCGTGCGGGGAGGGCTGATGGGCTCATCCCGACTCAGATCTCAAAGGCCCTTTCGATGTGTGCAGACACTGGTTTCCACTGCAGGTGGCTTCTCAGTGTGGGACcagcagggaagggagagagtTATGTCAGTTTCCAATACAATGTCCAGTTACCCTGCCAGGTGCCCTGTCCCTGTCAGATCACTCAACCTTGGGCTGGAAGGATCTTGAAAGACCTTCTGCttccaggggctggggtggaggtCCCACTAGATGGACATAGCAGAGAGATGGGCACACAGACCCCACGTAGCTGTGGTCCCCCCTCCCGTTGCCTTCTTCAGACCAATGGGAAGGCCCTCCATACAGCAGCCAAGGGCAGCGGGTCTAgccctgctctgctctgctctgcttctGTCCCTGCTGCTCCTCAGGAGGCCTGCAGGACCCCAGTGCCCAGTGCATGTGACTGTCACTGACTCCAGGGAAGCCCGAAGTGGGAGCCCCAGGGAGGTGGCTTGGAGCAGAGGGCATGGCCAGTGGCTCAGGCAATAGGGAGTGGAGGCCCTTTGCTGCCAATTCTGCTCTGAGCCGGGGCTGGGCAGTAGATCTTAGCACCTGCTTTCCAGCCTACAGATTAGGACAAGACTTCTGGCTCTGGCCTCCGGGGTCAGGCAGGGGATGCCCACCCCactccccaggagctgggccaTGACACAGGCCTCTCCCTGAGGAAGAGCCTGAATGAAGAGAGGGACCCAGGCTCTCTGCCTGGCTCTGCCCTCATCCGACTGAGAATCAGGGCAGGCTGCCCCTCCTTtcaaggcctcagtttccctatcagTAACATGGTGGATTGGACTTGATGCCTTCAAGCTGCCTGAGAACCACCATCCTTCAAGAGTCTCCATATCACTAGAGTCACCCAACCCCATCCCCCGCAACCCCTGCCCACAGCAGCTTCCTTTGGGCCTGGTGTGTGTACCTTGGTAAGAGGTGAGAGGGAGAACAGGGAGATCTGAAATCCTCCCACTCTATTGCTAAAGCTTTGAGCAGCACCTTGAAATAAATACTTGCCACCCTAATCAACTGTATGAAGCAGCGAATGAGTTCCCCTCTCAGACTTCAGGCCCCAGGACCTCAGGTCCCAGGGGAGTGACAGCCTCCCGGAAGCCCATCCCACACTGACCCCAGAGCCCACGCCTCTGCTTCGGGCCTGTGCACCTCTCTCTGTCTTGCCTCTTCTTTACAGCCTGGGAGCATGTCACACACACATGCCCTGGACTAGATCTGTGCTTCCAGGCAGCAGACTGACAGGAAACGACAGCTCGTCCTTAGAGAATTGCACCTGGGCCTCCACTCCTGCGAGGAGGACTCAAAATAGTCTTGTTACCCTAGGTTCGCAGAAGCACAGAGACAAACAGGTGGTTTCCCTGCAGTTCCCTGGAGGTGGAGCGGGAAGCCCCTTGGTGGCCCACAGGCTGCTGCTGAGCTGCTGGGAGGCTCTGCCAGCGAGGGGCATACAGGACCCTCACTGTGCTGCCCCCAACCCAGGATGAAGAAGCAATGTTCACCTCAAGTCTGAAGGAATTTCGCCAAACTCTTTCTAACCTGGCCTGAAAACAGTTGTAAGCAGGCAGAGTAGGGCATCCCCCTCTGATGGTGGAGGGTAAGGAAGAGCCCAGGCCTGCCCAAGAACTTGAGAGGGGCCCTTGTTCCCAGTTGGTGGTGGTATGAGGCAGAGGGGCTGGCAGAAGGAGATCAGGCGTGGCCACTGAACTCAGAATGGGCAGGAGATGGGAGTGCCTGTCACCAGTAGTGCAGGGTGTCTTTGGGCCCCAGGGCAGGGTATCTTTGGGATACAACTGTGATAGTGGTGACCTGAGGCAGACTTTCTGGGCCTGTGCCAGCCCAGGATTCCGCTCTGGGCACTCCCGTGTTCCTGGCTACCCTAGGTCATTAGGTCTGGAACATGCTTGGGAGAGGCCGAGCCTCCCTCACAGGCATCCTCTCCAGGAAGGGAAGGTCTGACAGTCACCCATAGCCTTCCCTTTCATCTCGGGGCTAGAGTCCTGGGTGTCATCGGCCTTCCCTTCCATCTCAGGGCTAGGGTCCCTCCCCCACCCAAATGCCCCCACTAATCTGTCACTGGGTCCTGTGGAGTCTATGAACAGCATCCTCTTGTGCAATGTGGTGGCCCTTCCACACGCTGAAAAAATCAAACCCAACTTCAAACCATCCcagaagaaagaaacagctgGGCCATCCTACTGCAACCAGTGTGGCGCCACAGGGTTCTTTAGCCAGCGTGGACGAAAGCGAGCACAGCGTGGAATTTTCCATGTAGCTATGAACCCGCTTTGAGCCAGAGGACATCACCTCTGGATGGCCCCAATCAGCAGCTACACAGTGCAGTATTAGACCCTGAAAAAGAGGTTTTACTGCGTTTATCTGAACTGATAAACAAAAAGATAAGTGAAGCAAAAATGCCCAGTATTGACATATATATGCAGCCATGGGCACTCTTAGACTGCTGGTAGGAGTATAAATCAGCACAGGAAGTTATCAAACTTAAATGATGTGGGCGCTTGACTATTTCCTGTAGAGATGTTTTGCTCTACAGCAACACCCAGAAGCTCTGGGCTCTCAGCCCCACCCTCCTGATTAGGACTCAGCTTGATCCAGTTTCTTTCTGGGGCAGGAAGAACTATCGTATGTCAACCTCTCCCTCTCTAGGGCAGAAACACAGATGCTCTAGTGACAGAGCTTGGCCACAAAGTGAGGGTCACACTTTACCAGCATACATGAGTCTCTAGGTGGGACTTTTGGTTCAGGGAACAGCCAGACTGGCTCCTATATGCCTGccctgacctcctgagctcagctACCTGACATCTCACTATCCACTTTAGCTGCCTTGGGGATGCTGCTCCCACAAGCCCAGCCCAATGGACAGGACTGGTGAATACATCGGGGTGAGCCCTTAACTGCACCCCTGAATTTATGATCTGTCTCAGACACCTACGTCACATGCAGACCGAGGAATGGGCCAAGGCACCTGTTCCAAGTACCTGAACATTCCTGGAAGTTGAGAGTCTCTGGAACATTCTATGAGAGTTAGGTGGCTGCCGCCCAGCCCTTTTCCAGAGATTTGTGCAAAGGAAATAAGACCCATGTGTGCAGCAGTATATACAAGAACTACCATAGCAGcattttttctgattatgaacatctggaaataacctaaatgcaCATCGACAAGGGGATGATTGAAATTAATTCTGGGTCCACACAGTGGAAATAATGTTAAGATGGCAGAAAGATCTTGTTTGATGGCTGTTCTTATGAAAAAGACTTGGGGATTTTTTGTGGACTATAAGATGAATGTGAGCTGATGTCATCATGTGGCTGAGAAGCC
It encodes the following:
- the IQSEC1 gene encoding IQ motif and SEC7 domain-containing protein 1 isoform X17 is translated as MASAAEPPGQAAEYLQELTRIVAAQQELLARRRRRIEELERQVARLSRENAGLLERHRRHLAACARRPDPGPGPGPQLLGAIPELGGRRDKSEGESSRSVRSSLDTGSSLSTDRYSVEGEAPSSETGTSLDSPSAYPQGPLVPGSSLSPDHYEHTSVGAYGLYSGPPGQQQRTRRPKLQHSTSILRKQAEEEAIKRSRSLSESYELSSDLQDKQVEMLERKYGGRLVTRHAARTIQTAFRQYQMNKNFERLRSSMSENRMSRRIVLSNMRMQFSFEGPEKVHSSYFEGKQVSVTNDGSQLGALVPPECGDLSESTTLKSPAPSSDFADAITELEDAFSRQVKSLAESIDDALNCRSLHTEDTPALDVARARDAEPQTALHSMDHRKLDEMTASYSDVTLYIDEEELSPPLPLSQAGDRPSSTESDLRLRAGGTAPDYWALAHKEDKVDTDTSCRSTPSLERQEQRLRVEHLPLLTIEPPSDSSVDLSDRSERGSLKRQSAYERSLGGQQGSPKHGPHSGPPKSLPREEPELRPRPPRPLDSHLAINGSANRQSKSESDYSDGDNDSINSTSNSNDTINCSSESSSRDSLREQTLSKQTYHKEARNSWDSPAFSNDVIRKRHYRIGLNLFNKKPEKGVQYLIERGFVPDTPVGVAHFLLQRKGLSRQMIGEFLGNRQKQFNRDVLDCVVDEMDFSAMELDEALRKFQAHIRVQGEAQKVERLIEAFSQRYCICNPGVVRQFRNPDTIFILAFAIILLNTDMYSPNVKPERKMKLEDFIKNLRGVDDGEDIPREMLIGIYERIRKRELKTNEDHVSQVQKVEKLIVGKKPIGSLHPGLGCVLSLPHRRLVCYCRLFEVPDPNKPQKLGLHQREIFLFNDLLVVTKIFQKKKNSVTYSFRQSFSLYGMQVLLFENQYYPNGIRLTSSVPGADIKVLINFNAPNPQDRKKFTDDLRESIAEVQEMEKHRIESELEKQKGVVRPSMSQCSSLKKESGNGTLSRACLDDSYASGEGLKRSALSSSLRDLSEAGLHH
- the IQSEC1 gene encoding IQ motif and SEC7 domain-containing protein 1 isoform X28, whose product is MLERKYGGRLVTRHAARTIQTAFRQYQMNKNFERLRSSMSENRMSRRIVLSNMRMQFSFEGPEKVHSSYFEGKQVSVTNDGSQLGALVPPECGDLSESTTLKSPAPSSDFADAITELEDAFSRQVKSLAESIDDALNCRSLHTEDTPALDVARARDAEPQTALHSMDHRKLDEMTASYSDVTLYIDEEELSPPLPLSQAGDRPSSTESDLRLRAGGTAPDYWALAHKEDKVDTDTSCRSTPSLERQEQRLRVEHLPLLTIEPPSDSSVDLSDRSERGSLKRQSAYERSLGGQQGSPKHGPHSGPPKSLPREEPELRPRPPRPLDSHLAINGSANRQSKSESDYSDGDNDSINSTSNSNDTINCSSESSSRDSLREQTLSKQTYHKEARNSWDSPAFSNDVIRKRHYRIGLNLFNKKPEKGVQYLIERGFVPDTPVGVAHFLLQRKGLSRQMIGEFLGNRQKQFNRDVLDCVVDEMDFSAMELDEALRKFQAHIRVQGEAQKVERLIEAFSQRYCICNPGVVRQFRNPDTIFILAFAIILLNTDMYSPNVKPERKMKLEDFIKNLRGVDDGEDIPREMLIGIYERIRKRELKTNEDHVSQVQKVEKLIVGKKPIGSLHPGLGCVLSLPHRRLVCYCRLFEVPDPNKPQKLGLHQREIFLFNDLLVVTKIFQKKKNSVTYSFRQSFSLYGMQVLLFENQYYPNGIRLTSSVPGADIKVLINFNAPNPQDRKKFTDDLRESIAEVQEMEKHRIESELEKQKGVVRPSMSQCSSLKKESGNGTLSRACLDDSYASGEGLKRSALSSSLRDLSEAGLHH
- the IQSEC1 gene encoding IQ motif and SEC7 domain-containing protein 1 isoform X8; its protein translation is MWCLHCNSERTQSLLELELDSGVEGEAPSSETGTSLDSPSAYPQGPLVPGSSLSPDHYEHTSVGAYGLYSGPPGQQQRTRRPKLQHSTSILRKQAEEEAIKRSRSLSESYELSSDLQDKQVEMLERKYGGRLVTRHAARTIQTAFRQYQMNKNFERLRSSMSENRMSRRIVLSNMRMQFSFEGPEKVHSSYFEGKQVSVTNDGSQLGALVPPECGDLSESTTLKSPAPSSDFADAITELEDAFSRQVKSLAESIDDALNCRSLHTEDTPALDVARARDAEPQTALHSMDHRKLDEMTASYSDVTLYIDEEELSPPLPLSQAGDRPSSTESDLRLRAGGTAPDYWALAHKEDKVDTDTSCRSTPSLERQEQRLRVEHLPLLTIEPPSDSSVDLSDRSERGSLKRQSAYERSLGGQQGSPKHGPHSGPPKSLPREEPELRPRPPRPLDSHLAINGSANRQSKSESDYSDGDNDSINSTSNSNDTINCSSESSSRDSLREQTLSKQTYHKEARNSWDSPAFSNDVIRKRHYRIGLNLFNKKPEKGVQYLIERGFVPDTPVGVAHFLLQRKGLSRQMIGEFLGNRQKQFNRDVLDCVVDEMDFSAMELDEALRKFQAHIRVQGEAQKVERLIEAFSQRYCICNPGVVRQFRNPDTIFILAFAIILLNTDMYSPNVKPERKMKLEDFIKNLRGVDDGEDIPREMLIGIYERIRKRELKTNEDHVSQVQKVEKLIVGKKPIGSLHPGLGCVLSLPHRRLVCYCRLFEVPDPNKPQKLGLHQREIFLFNDLLVVTKIFQKKKNSVTYSFRQSFSLYGMQVLLFENQYYPNGIRLTSSVPGADIKVLINFNAPNPQDRKKFTDDLRESIAEVQEMEKHRIESELEKQKGVVRPSMSQCSSLKKESGNGTLSRACLDDSYASGEGLKRSALSSSLRDLSEAGKRGRRSSAGSLESNVEFQRFEPLQPSVLCS